Genomic segment of Arachis hypogaea cultivar Tifrunner chromosome 11, arahy.Tifrunner.gnm2.J5K5, whole genome shotgun sequence:
cacaaaatttaaatttctattagtatttatttttattttttaatattttatttgaattcaaatagaaGTGTTCATACTctaaagcaaaacacaaagtcaGGCCTATTAAATATAAAAGACTCACATAGGGCCACTTCTTACTTGACTCTTAAGAGGTCGGATACGACAAAAAGGTCCAGCTTTACTCATCCAAAATAAGTAACTGTCTCTTCGAATTTCTTCTTTTATCTCTATCTCACTTAAAAGATAGATTCTAACAAACTTCCAAAATAAAGGGAACAGCAGTCACCCACCAAAAAATATAGTTATCGaatctattataaatacactgataccTCTTAGGTATATGgacgttctaatctactaaaaatctgcctaatgtccttgctaacttaagtatcgaagTATGACACCTTGCCACTAACATAAGTGGGACTTTGTTTCGTAAGGAGCTTAGACCTCACATTCGAGTCCAAATCAACATTTTAGATAACCTTTGAAATAAGaagtattttttattgatatttatattttaaaattaatgattagTTTAAAGTAGAACATGTCAATACGTTAATCtagtttatgttattttaattttgctGGAAATGCttgtaaaattttaaacattattATGTAAAATGagaaatatttatattttggtataaagtgataaatataaatttttttatacattaaaaaaaaataaacacctTTGTGCGCTCTAATTATTAGAGCTCACTTTGgcacttttttattttacaaattgGGGACTTGTTGGAGTATAACAACGTTATGGGCGTCCATGGTGCTTCACGCAGATGTGACGGCTGCGATGAAGAAATTGGACGGACCAATTTCTTCCAGGTAATCGGATGGTCCGTTTTCGGGGCTGggagagtacacaaatcggacggtccgatttgtgctTCCCAACCAGGTGTCACGCATGCAAGTGTCCCCCATCAGAAAGTAGCAACACTTTAGTGATTTCCCTACGCTCCCTCCCCATTTTCTTTCACTTTCAGCAACCAAACTCTCTTCTCTTCCAACCCCACAAGAAGAGCTTCCATGGCCCTCCATTCATAAAGCTGTAAGGAAAAAAAATTTGGACCACTCATTGACAATgcccagaagaagaagaagagtaaaagATGTTAAACGTCCGGAGCTCCACATTGCTAATTATCTTGATCATCCTAActatgtaagtttttattttattttaaaaaattttattttagttagaaTAATAGTTATTATTATGTTAGAGATTAATAGTTTATTATGATGATAATGTTAGAAATTAgtgtaataataatatttgacTATTTTAAtctgattaaaataattttagaaattattagtAGTAATGTTAGATTATAATGCAGAAATTAGGGGATTAgtgtaataatattatttagaaGGAAGGATTATAGTACATtatgataatataatataatataataaattaattattgttattagtaagataataataataataataataataataataataataataataataataataataataataataataataataatactgttaTTACTGAATTaatgttaattaataataaataaaagaattaatgttaattaattattattatcgaataataataataataataataataataataataataataataataataataactgatactgatggtttaattatttttattagaatacGGCACTAATAGATAAATCAACGTGTGATAATGATGATAGTAAATCATTTAAGTagtattaattgttagtaataaataatttttttgtagtaataatatttatttatgatgattAAGTATTCGTACGATAGTAAAATAGatattatgatttaaaaattattaaattaactatttttattataagtataacttaaatatttaataaatgatTAATGATGTTTTCATTTATTGTTGTATGTATGTTGTTAGAATATAATTGAATAGTTACTTTAGTATTAGTATATAATataatagttatttatttaatagTTATTTATATTGGTTGTGGTTGTGGATACGTTTTACtggttatttggtaatgaaagtttgagttgataaatttaatttgttaattatttaatattatgtttgtGTTTAGGGTTCTCGAATGTTGCAATGTGACCACTACATGCCGCCAGATCGGTACAATCCAATAGTGGAGGGGTATTTACGGGACACAGGCTTTTATCATGTTTCACAGATTGGAGTTGTCCAATGTCTGTCGGCATTGGTTAATGCTCTGGTCGAGAGATGGCGCCTTGAGACCCACACGTTTCACTTTCCGGTTGGTGAGTGTGCCGTGACACTGGAGGATGTGGCGTTAATTCTTGGTCTTCCGACAAATAGTTTGCCAGTTACGGGACCGACACTGAGCAGTTATGAGGCTTTAGAGACTGAATGCTTGGACCAGTTTGGTGTTGCACCTATGAAGGCAGACTGCAGGGGAAGTTTCATCAAGTTGGTTTGGTTTCGAGCATTGAAAGATCAGTTAGAGTTGGTTGATGATATCCGGATTCAGAGGTACGTGAAGTGCCACATAATGTTATTGTTTGGGACCGTTACCTTTGGAGATAAGTCTGCAGCAGGGGTGCACTGGAATTTTCTTTCGTTACTCTGTAACTTTGCCGGGATCATACAGTTCAGCTGGGGATCGGCCTGCCTGGCACACCTGTATAGATCGTTGTGTAGAGTAACTCGGGTCGACTGTAAGGAGATTGATGGTCTGCTGACACTGTTGCTTGCCTGGGCTTGGACCCGTCTACCATTCATTGCGCCGATTCCAAGCAATCCTCGAATCTTTCCGATTGTAAATAGGTAAATTTAATTACTAAACGCTTTTAAATAGTGTATTTTAAATTGTCTCCATAAATGTAAGTTAGCGACTCGCTTGATGTTAGGTGGCGTAACTGGAAACGTCAGAATCGGCCTTACAGATTTCGTACCCTTGAGAACTATAGGAGAGATCTGGATGTTCTGCAAGAAGGACAGGTTTGTTGTAATAAATAAGTAGTTCTTTTCGTTTATCCGTGTTATTATGCTGTGTGTAATCCTCGATTACTTGCATAATGTGTGTAGTTTGTTTGGGAGCCTTATGCAATTGGAAGGACCGATCCGAACGTGATTCCTCCTGACATCCGCCAGCATTCTGCTATTTGGAGTGCCACAGTTCCACTTATATCTTTTGAATGTATTGAGTGGCATGCATCTGATAGACTGAGGAGGTAATTTGGCTTGACTCAGGGCGTTCCTAATCAGGAGCGAGACCTAGGTGAAGCACACGGCGAAGTTCTGACAGGTCCGAAGAATCAAGATTGGTCTGGAACCCACTCATTCTGGGTTATGCATTGGAAGAACCGGTATAGTCATATTCTTGTCGATGACACGGTGCCCTCACAACATCAGGCAGATATCTACTTGCATTGGTACCGAGGTAGATTTGGTTTACACTTGCATCTGTCACAGATCGAACCGCAAGAGAATCAGCCCGGTGATCCTATGCATAATCAGGAGAACCAAGAAGTACAATCACCGCCACCACCATCCCACCGCAACCACCACCGCCTCCCTCACAAACACAGGCACAACAAGAGCCTGAGCAGTTCACTCCATACATTCCTGACACACATTCTACGGATTACTTGACTCCACCAGTATATCAGCAGTACTGGAGTGTCCCGCACCAAGAATAAGGTGAACAGGATTCTTTTAGCCAGCTACTTGGGTTCATGGCTCCTGTGCCAGGTTACTCATATCCAGCTTACAGAGACATTCCCACCAACCAGATGGCCCAACCGAGTGGGATTGCTCCAGGTAGATTGTCATTGGATACGAGACCTCGACAGCTCACTTCTTCTGGTACTTCCGGAGGTAGAGTTTCTGTTGACTCTAGTATGAGTGATGATGCCACGAGGGGTATCATATAGAGCGGAGTTGATCGTCGTGTTCCGATGAATCTAATTCTAGAGAGCTATCAGCCAGTTGATGAGGACAATGATGACTTTCTGGTTGACCATTCAGCTGGGGATGAGGTTGCAGATGAGGataatgatgacgatgatgatgggGACGACGATGAGGATGAGGAGGAtcgtgaggatgatgatgatggggGTGATGGTCCGGATGATGGTTCAGCGCCTACTGCAAGTAAAACGATTTATTGGTCATTGATTATTTGACTTGATTGTTGATTATTGAATTAGTTGTTTGTTGAATTAGTTGGTTATTGATTATTTGAGTCGATTAGTTGATTTAATTAGTCGGTCATTGATTATTTGACTTGATTATTGATTATTCGTGTTGATTATTGAATTAGTTGTTTGTTGAATTAGTTGGTTATTGATTATTTGAGTTGAATAGTTGATTTGATTAGTTGGTTATCGAATGTTTTCATAGGTACAACTACTAGCGAAAAAGGAAAAGGATACAACCTTAGAGCTGATCCCCTCGGCGGAGCGCTAGTCGGTATACCCCATCCGCTTTTAAGAAGGTTGCAAAGAAATGCAAGAAATGAGTCATAGATGTAAAATGAGCGATGAGAAAATGATGTTGGACTTACTTATGTATCTTGTCGTGGACTTATTTATCTAGCATGTGTTGGACTTATTTATGTATCATGTCTTGGACTTATTTATGTAGCATGTTTGACTTACTTATGTAGAATGTATTGGACTTATTCATGGAACTGGTTCAATTTTCtagaatgtttgagatttggaaatggttgagaacaTGTTTGAGAAatatttggatgggacccgaataggatggcaaagtccgagttttagaggagatgctgccgaaattttataaaattgaaagtTTCGTTTgaagtaaatatttaaaaagatttggttttaaacaTGATATATtttgagattgatttatttaaaagaaGGAATTATGTCTTGAATTGGAATTGTTAATCACGTCATACAATAACGTCACATACGAAAgtcatacaatatataaaatattcaaagTCATACACTAAATTTAGTGTCCATCAACTACGGATTACTTGGACCACCACGTTGACGACATCTACTACGGCTGTGGCTCTCGGCCCCACATTGCTTACATCGCCTAGGACCACGCAACATCCGAGTGTCAATTTCATTCAAGAAACAGGTCATCCTTGGCCGACCTTTGGATACATGTCTAAGGAATGGATTACCTACGAATCGAGGTCCATGATAAACAGGCCATGTTGTTGGATTCCCGAGTGGCCTAAACCTAGCCCTGTACACTCGTCGAACCTGTTCCATCTTGTAGACATCATGTACATACAGTTGCCAATCAAGACGTTGGTTTGCACAACAAGCAAACACATGTCGACACGGAGCCGGTCAACTTGGAACTCACCACAGTCACACCGTTGTTGACGGAGGTCCACTGCATACTCCACACCACTAGGACACTCACGCACTTCGAATACCTCATTCTGTCGGTCAAAGCAACTCACTTGGATGTTACCTGCTGCCCGCTGATTTGCATGTAGTTTGGAGGTTACAAGCTCAGAGAACACATGTCCTGCATTAATTCGAGCCTCAGTCTCGGCTCTTTTTTGGGTGAACAATTCATTAAGCCTGTAAAATGTTGCCTTAACAAGTGCAGTGACTGAAAGATTGCGAGCCCCTTTCAGTACCGAGTTGATGCATTCTACTAGATTGGTTGTCATATGACCCCATCGATATCCCCCATCAAATGCTAAAGCGTATTGCTCACGCGGAATTCGATCCAACCAGTTGGTATAAGCCTCACCCCGCTCACGTAAACGCTGATAACGCGTCTCGTACTCGCGAACTGTTTGCGAGTAACCTGTCACATAAAAAAGGACCCACCATAAAAAACGTTCATCATAATAACTGAGTCCAGGAGTAAATGTAATCGTAACTATCATACCGATATTGACGATAAGCTTCTACAGATACGAAGCCTTGAATTTCCTTAGAAAGTTGGACTCTATGTGTCTGATGCAAAACATGTGGAATGCTCTGGGAGGAGACCAAGCTCCGTGACAACGAGCAATAGCAGACCTAATGGAATCGTGTCGATCAGAGATAAGACCCACACCGTCACGTGTCACAACATGCTGTCGCAAGTTACTCAGAAAAAAGTGCCAAGCCTCATATGTCTCTCCCTCAACTATCGCAAATGCAATCGGCACGATGTTGTTGTTGTCATCCTGTGAGACTGCAACCAACAAACAACCCTTGTATTTTCCATACAAATGAGTTCCGTCTACCTGCACTATTGGCTTGCAATGTCTGAAGGCTCTAATacaagggtaataactccagaagactcgGTGTAGCACACGAATATTAGGAACCAAGTCATCTCCCTAGTACGCAGGCATTGTTTCAAAATGAACAACTGCGGATGGCTCCTTGTGACACATGAACTCAAACCATATCGGCAAGGCTTCGTACGAAGCTTCCCACCCTCTGAAAATTGACTCCACTACCTTCTGTTTTGCCAACCATGCTTTGCGATAACTAATGGTGTAGTTAAACTTTGACTGTACTTCCGCAATCACTGATTTCACCCTAATAGACGGGTCAGCTTCTACCaatggctttattgcttctgcaactgtgttggaatccagcttcgaatgatcTTGAGAAATGGTGGCCCTAGTACAGATGTGACTAccattgtacctccttatctCCCAACAGAACTTTCTGGACATTTTGCTCACCCTAATCAGCCAATCACATCTTGCACTATACTGGGTGCATTTAGCATAGAATGTCGTCGGTTCTGACTCATGCACCCAATAATCCACACCTCTGCGGATTGTATAATCTTTCATCGCCTTAATCACTGCCTCCTTAGAACTGAATTACATTCCCACAGTAAATTCACCATCCGGCATAAGGGGAAGCTCTGCGGCAACAACATCACAAATTTTAGACTTGTCAGAACTAATAATGTAATAAACTAATAAGCACAGAACAATGGAAAATGTACTTCTCAAAACCAAACTGCTGATCAAACCGGTCAAATCATTGGTTTAACTGATCTTCCCGGTcttatgtaattaaaaaataaagcatAGTAAAAAATTTTCACTAACAATTCAACAATTTTCGTCGCCTTCTGCGGTCTCACCATGAGACCGGACCGGTCTAAGATTCGGTTTACCAGTTTGTCGGACGAACCAACCAGTCCGGTCGAACCATCAAGTCCCGTCCTAATGCCCTACCCGGTcggaccggccggtccggtctaGATGGGCGGTCCGGTCGAACCGGCCAGTCCGGCCCAAATGGCGCAGAAATCATACTATCACaaatcttaatttaaattaaCAGCGCACCTGCATTTACATATTGAAGAAACTCCGGTGCATGCATGGCCTCCAAATCCAACGATCGCATGAAACTCGGCTTCACAAATGGCTGCTGATTTGCTAGTGCATTTGCCACATTCGCCACATCTGCCACCATAGCCTCGTCAGCTTGATCTTCGTCTACACCCGGATCAACGACCTCGTAGTTactttcgaactcttcttcactatcactgttgtaatcttccaattcaatatcttGGTCCACTGCAGATTGCTCGAACTCGATATACAGTTAGATAAACGTCATTTGCGACCGACTTTCAAGATACACTGAAAACAtttcttgcatgctcgcttcgtcAGTCACGTATTTCGTTTGAAATTGCACGAACCCACCAAAGAcagatatagaatatatgtacaGAATACACGACACTCTCCTAGATATTTGAGAATCCATCCTCTCACAAATGACCccttttaattcttcaaatgaCAGTGTGAAtggaataataatatctaatggaTTATCACACAAATTTCACTCCTTCTGATGTTTGTAATAAAATATGGCCATGATAATACACTTTTAATCTTACTCTATCATCCATGATAATAGAGAAGAAGAGATctacaaataaagaagaagagatTTGCAGAGAAGAGATTTAGAGAGTTGCAGCaccgaagaagaagaatgaaatgagCTGCTCAGATTAggtgggtatatatatatatatatatatatcacactcaaatcggaccatccgaccgCATGTATGGCCATTCGAattttttagaactaaaaaatcggatggtccgattagTAGACAGCCCgcccaaaaatttttttaaacccagaaatcgctgggtccGATTTGGGTTAGCTAGAGTTTTTCTGAAATCAGCCCTCAAATCGGTAGGTCCGATTTCcttgggcaaaaaaaaaaaaccctacgGATGCTACAAATCGTATGGTCCGATTTCCATGCATGCAACATCACCACGCACaaatcggacagtccgatttGTGCCCCTCATCCCCTGcatgaaatcggaccgtccgatttcccACCATTAGCTAACCGCTGTCACAGATTAGTTAAACACCTCTCAGCGCCATAAACGGGCGTTACACCAACCCTTGGttcatatccaaaaaaattagcctCACTTTGGAGCTCTCAACATCTTACATTATAATCTCTTCTTCCAGTTCCAAATTAAGAAAACTACTTATTATTATACAGAGTTATGTAGTACCATAGCATTATGGTTGGACCATTAAAGTTAGAAGACAACGCTGAGCAAGGGTGTTCAAAATTCAGTTGGATTAGAAATTCGGTTTGaactcaatatatattttatcagaTTTAGATTTGTTCGGTGTTATTTTTAGATTAGATTCGGATTAttcaatttaaaccaaaattcttttttataataaaaatatattttagagtgAAACTAGTAATATTATATTATACTTTTATACTTCaattgttattatttatattatatagtattatttttgttttaagatcatttattttttataaatatgatataataattgttaaatttaatttttaaaaataaaattttattattttataggataaaatttaaaaatttatatattaattttacatCAAATTCATTCCATTTAACCTGATTTATTTTGAATCACTTTTAGATCATACTAAAAtagattcaattttttttagagttTAGTCCAAATCTAATTAAACATAATTCAGCCGAGTCTATGACTACTTTTATGTTGAACAAATAGTTGCTGGTTTCAAGGAACTCCCTCACAGCAAGTGAGACTTTGGTTGAGTGGTTTTAtgtaggtttaattactctagtGGTTtctatagtttcgtaaaatttttaattagatctttatagtttttttctttttaattgggtctctacaccaatttttttttaattaggttcctcttggtagtaattggcttaattttatagggatccaactaaaaaaaaaattggtgcagggacccaaagaaaagaaaaaaagtgtagggacccaattaaaaaaaaaaattggtgcaaggactcaattaaaaaaaaaaagtacagggacctaattaaaaatttggcaaaactatagggactaacagagtaattaa
This window contains:
- the LOC112721102 gene encoding uncharacterized protein, encoding MKDYTIRRGVDYWVHESEPTTFYAKCTQYSARCDWLIRVSKMSRKFCWEIRRYNGSHICTRATISQDHSKLDSNTVAEAIKPLVEADPSIRVKSVIAEVQSKFNYTISYRKAWLAKQKGDDLVPNIRVLHRVFWSYYPCIRAFRHCKPIVQVDGTHLYGKYKGCLLVAVSQDDNNNIVPIAFAIVEGETYEAWHFFLSNLRQHVVTRDGVGLISDRHDSIRSAIARYSQTVREYETRYQRLRERGEAYTNWLDRIPREQYALAFDGGYRWGHMTTNLVECINSVLKGARNLSVTALVKATFYRLNELFTQKRAETEARINAGHVFSELVTSKLHANQRAAGNIQVSCFDRQNEVFEVRECPSGVEYAVDLRQQRCDCGEFQVDRLRVDMCLLVVQTNVLIGNCMYMMSTRWNRFDECTGLGLGHSGIQQHGLFIMDLDS